One Serinicoccus chungangensis genomic window carries:
- a CDS encoding glycerol-3-phosphate dehydrogenase/oxidase codes for MQPRALDPASREQAIQALKESGSGGRPLDVLVVGGGVTGAGAALDAATRGLSTVIVEAQDWASGTSQWSTKLVHGGLRYLQMLDFKLVHEALTERGLLLKTLAPHLVKPMPFLIPLEHRVWQRAYYGAGVTLYDVLANIMPGRRALPIHQHTTRGGLSKQFPDLRHDTAIGAVKYYDATVDDARLVSTLVRTAHTYGARAASRTEVVSIVKDEHGKAIGAELVDLETGERFEARAEHVISCTGVWTDDVSGLADTDGGLNVLASKGIHLVIPRERIQGTSGLFLQTEKSVLFFIPWSRYWILGTTDTPWELDRQNPVATAADIDYVLEHANAVLKTTLTRDDVVGWYAGLRPLLQPGTKEGTDSAKVSREHTVASPVPGLTVIGGGKLTTYRVMAKDAVDFALGGRAADLPCVTDQIPLLGAVGEAAMRHRMPALRERFGWSEQMTDHLLHRYGSLVEELLELIEEDPSLAHTLEHSTAYLRAEIAHACRTEGVLHLEDLMMRRTRLIYEAPRKGLDTVPEIAEIAAAELGWDEQKKQAEIEAYTARAEAEIAAAAEPDDESAARVRDHLGEVAPLQAMGAGKDA; via the coding sequence ATGCAGCCTCGAGCACTCGACCCCGCCAGCCGAGAGCAGGCGATCCAGGCCCTCAAGGAGTCGGGCTCAGGAGGTCGACCGCTCGACGTGCTCGTCGTCGGGGGCGGGGTGACCGGGGCCGGGGCGGCCCTCGACGCCGCCACCCGCGGTTTGTCGACCGTCATCGTCGAGGCGCAGGACTGGGCCTCCGGCACCTCCCAGTGGTCCACCAAGCTCGTGCACGGCGGCCTGCGCTACCTGCAGATGCTCGACTTCAAGCTCGTGCACGAGGCGCTCACCGAGCGCGGGCTGCTGCTCAAGACGCTGGCCCCGCACCTCGTCAAGCCCATGCCGTTCCTCATCCCCCTCGAGCACCGGGTGTGGCAGCGCGCCTACTACGGCGCCGGGGTCACGCTCTACGACGTGCTGGCCAACATCATGCCCGGGCGACGCGCCCTGCCGATCCACCAGCACACCACGCGCGGCGGGCTCAGCAAGCAGTTCCCCGACCTCCGCCACGACACCGCCATCGGCGCGGTGAAGTACTACGACGCCACCGTCGACGACGCCCGGCTCGTCTCCACCCTCGTCCGCACGGCGCACACCTACGGCGCCCGCGCGGCCAGCCGCACGGAGGTGGTCAGCATCGTCAAGGACGAGCACGGCAAGGCGATCGGTGCCGAGCTCGTCGACCTCGAGACCGGTGAGCGCTTCGAGGCGCGGGCCGAGCACGTCATCAGCTGCACGGGCGTGTGGACCGACGACGTCTCCGGGCTGGCCGACACCGACGGCGGGCTCAACGTCCTGGCCTCCAAGGGCATCCACCTCGTCATCCCCCGCGAGCGCATCCAGGGCACCTCGGGTCTGTTCCTGCAGACCGAGAAGTCGGTCCTCTTCTTCATCCCCTGGTCGCGCTACTGGATCCTCGGGACCACCGACACCCCCTGGGAGCTGGACCGGCAGAACCCGGTGGCCACCGCGGCCGACATCGACTACGTGCTCGAGCACGCCAACGCGGTGCTCAAGACGACCCTCACCCGGGACGACGTCGTCGGGTGGTATGCCGGGCTGCGCCCGCTGCTGCAGCCCGGCACCAAGGAGGGCACGGACTCGGCGAAGGTGAGCCGGGAGCACACCGTCGCCAGCCCCGTGCCCGGGCTCACCGTCATCGGTGGCGGCAAGCTCACGACCTACCGGGTCATGGCCAAGGACGCCGTGGACTTCGCGCTCGGCGGCCGGGCCGCGGACCTGCCGTGCGTCACCGACCAGATCCCGCTGCTCGGGGCGGTCGGCGAGGCCGCCATGCGGCACCGGATGCCGGCCCTGCGCGAGCGGTTCGGCTGGAGCGAGCAGATGACCGACCACCTGCTGCACCGCTACGGCTCGTTGGTGGAGGAGCTGCTGGAGCTCATCGAGGAGGACCCCTCCCTGGCCCACACCCTCGAGCACTCGACCGCCTACCTGCGCGCCGAGATCGCCCACGCCTGCCGCACCGAGGGCGTCCTGCACCTCGAGGACCTCATGATGCGGCGCACCCGGCTCATCTACGAGGCCCCCCGCAAGGGCCTGGACACGGTCCCCGAGATCGCCGAGATCGCCGCTGCCGAGCTGGGCTGGGACGAGCAGAAGAAGCAGGCCGAGATCGAGGCCTACACCGCCCGCGCGGAGGCGGAGATCGCAGCCGCCGCCGAGCCGGACGACGAGAGCGCCGCCCGGGTCCGGGACCACCTCGGTGAGGTCGCCCCGCTCCAGGCGATGGGGGCGGGCAAGGACGCCTGA
- a CDS encoding MIP/aquaporin family protein: MGEIFISEVLGTMMLLLFGCGVVANAILPKTKGTGGGASAAWLLINFGWGLGVFAGVFTAYKSGAHINPAVTIGLLANGAEEFAPGVAASVGNAVIYILAQLLGAFLGAVLCWVAYKQHFDADGDPAAKLGVFSTGPEIRNYGWNFATEVIGTFVLVFVVIMFGNTPNELGPLAVALLVVGIGASLGGPTGYAINPARDLGPRIAHAVLPIPGKGTSDWGYSWVPIAGPVVGGILAGLVAALYG; encoded by the coding sequence GTGGGAGAGATCTTCATCTCAGAGGTGCTCGGCACGATGATGCTGCTGCTCTTCGGCTGTGGTGTGGTGGCCAACGCCATCCTCCCCAAGACCAAGGGCACCGGGGGCGGCGCGAGCGCCGCCTGGCTGCTCATCAACTTCGGCTGGGGTCTCGGCGTCTTCGCCGGTGTCTTCACCGCCTACAAGTCCGGGGCGCACATCAACCCGGCGGTGACCATCGGGCTGCTGGCCAACGGGGCCGAGGAGTTCGCCCCGGGCGTGGCCGCCAGCGTCGGCAACGCCGTGATCTACATCCTGGCGCAGCTGCTCGGGGCCTTCCTCGGTGCCGTGCTGTGCTGGGTGGCCTACAAGCAGCATTTCGACGCGGACGGCGACCCGGCCGCCAAGCTCGGGGTCTTCTCGACCGGGCCGGAGATCCGCAACTACGGCTGGAACTTCGCCACCGAGGTCATCGGCACCTTCGTGCTGGTCTTCGTCGTCATCATGTTCGGCAACACCCCCAACGAGCTCGGTCCTCTGGCCGTGGCCCTGCTCGTCGTCGGCATCGGCGCCAGCCTCGGCGGGCCGACCGGCTACGCCATCAACCCGGCCCGTGACCTCGGTCCGCGCATCGCCCACGCCGTCCTCCCCATCCCGGGCAAGGGCACCAGCGACTGGGGCTACTCCTGGGTGCCGATCGCCGGCCCGGTCGTCGGCGGCATCCTGGCCGGCCTCGTCGCCGCGCTGTACGGCTGA
- the glpK gene encoding glycerol kinase GlpK: MADYVLAIDQGTTSTRAIVFTKSGEIHSVGQKEHEQIFPKAGWVEHDPAEIWRNTKEVIGTALGKGGIGNDDLAAIGITNQRETAVVWDKNTGEAVYNAIVWQDTRTDKVVAELAGEDGADKYKHICGLPLATYFSGPKVKWILDNVEGAREKAEAGDLLFGNTDSWTVWNLTGGTQGGVHVTDVTNASRTMLMDLHSLSWSEQVASDMGIPLSMLPEIRSSAEVYGESTKLHVPIAGILGDQQAATFGQACFEKGMSKNTYGTGNFMLLNTGTEIVPSENGLLTTVCYKIGDQDAVYALEGSIAVTGSLVQWLRDNIGLISDAPEIEQLATQVDDNGGCYIVPAFSGLFAPYWKDDARGAIVGLTRYVNRNHIARAALESTAFQTREVADAMNADSGVELTELRVDGGMVANETLMQFQADILGVDVVRPKVAETTALGAAYAAGIAVGFFSGEQDVIDNWEEGQRWSPRMKDAERDRLYRQWKKAVTKTFDWVDEDAEAAEEAVEEAESS; this comes from the coding sequence ATGGCTGACTACGTCCTGGCCATCGACCAGGGAACCACGAGCACCCGTGCCATCGTGTTCACCAAGAGCGGCGAGATCCACTCGGTCGGGCAGAAGGAGCACGAGCAGATCTTCCCGAAGGCCGGATGGGTCGAGCACGACCCGGCCGAGATCTGGCGCAACACCAAGGAGGTCATCGGCACCGCCCTGGGCAAGGGCGGGATCGGCAACGACGACCTGGCCGCCATCGGGATCACCAACCAGCGCGAGACCGCGGTGGTGTGGGACAAGAACACCGGTGAGGCCGTCTACAACGCCATCGTCTGGCAGGACACCCGGACCGACAAGGTCGTCGCCGAGCTCGCGGGCGAGGACGGTGCGGACAAGTACAAGCACATCTGCGGGCTCCCGCTCGCGACGTACTTCTCCGGGCCCAAGGTCAAGTGGATCCTCGACAACGTCGAGGGCGCGCGGGAGAAGGCGGAGGCCGGTGACCTGCTCTTCGGCAACACCGACAGCTGGACGGTCTGGAACCTCACCGGCGGCACCCAGGGCGGCGTGCACGTCACCGACGTCACCAATGCCTCCCGCACCATGCTCATGGACCTGCATTCGCTCAGCTGGTCCGAGCAGGTGGCCTCCGACATGGGCATCCCGCTGTCCATGCTGCCGGAGATCAGGTCCTCGGCGGAGGTCTACGGCGAGAGCACCAAGCTGCACGTGCCGATCGCCGGCATCCTCGGCGACCAGCAGGCGGCGACCTTCGGCCAGGCCTGCTTCGAGAAGGGCATGAGCAAGAACACCTACGGCACGGGCAACTTCATGCTGCTCAACACCGGCACCGAGATCGTCCCCAGCGAGAACGGCCTGCTCACCACGGTCTGCTACAAGATCGGCGACCAGGACGCGGTGTACGCCCTCGAGGGCTCGATCGCCGTGACCGGCTCGCTCGTGCAGTGGCTGCGGGACAACATCGGGCTCATCTCGGACGCGCCGGAGATCGAGCAGCTGGCGACCCAGGTCGACGACAACGGTGGCTGCTACATCGTGCCGGCCTTCTCCGGGCTCTTCGCGCCCTACTGGAAGGACGACGCCCGCGGCGCCATCGTCGGTCTGACCCGCTACGTCAACAGGAACCACATCGCCCGCGCCGCCCTGGAGTCCACCGCCTTCCAGACCCGTGAGGTCGCCGACGCGATGAACGCCGACTCCGGTGTCGAGCTGACCGAGCTGCGGGTGGACGGCGGCATGGTCGCCAACGAGACCCTCATGCAGTTCCAGGCCGACATCCTCGGGGTCGACGTCGTGCGCCCCAAGGTGGCCGAGACGACCGCCCTCGGGGCCGCCTACGCCGCGGGCATCGCCGTGGGGTTCTTCAGCGGCGAGCAGGACGTCATCGACAACTGGGAGGAAGGCCAGCGCTGGAGTCCTCGGATGAAGGACGCCGAGCGTGACCGGCTCTACCGCCAGTGGAAGAAGGCCGTGACCAAGACCTTCGACTGGGTCGACGAGGACGCCGAGGCGGCGGAGGAGGCCGTCGAGGAGGCCGAGAGCAGCTGA
- a CDS encoding transporter substrate-binding domain-containing protein: MKNSILPVIAASALAFSLAACGSDDGGSESEAGGGEAAGADLDLVTDGTLTVCSDVPYPPFEDFDESTDSGFTGFDVDIVSAVAEGLDLELEIKDSSFDALQSGLALNSGDCDLAASAMTITEERQENLAFSDGYYDSQQSLLVPADSDIAGIDDLPGRTVGVQQGTTGEAYTQENAPDATITAFPSNAELFQAIQAGQIDAILQDLPVNIDNAENGDFEVVEEYSTDETYGLAMQQDNTALVEAVNEQLSELRDSGEYDEIYDSYFSTED, from the coding sequence ATGAAGAACTCCATCCTCCCCGTGATCGCGGCCAGCGCCCTGGCCTTCTCCCTCGCCGCCTGCGGCTCCGACGACGGTGGCTCGGAGAGCGAGGCCGGCGGGGGCGAGGCGGCCGGCGCCGACCTCGACCTCGTGACCGACGGCACCCTGACCGTCTGCTCCGACGTCCCCTACCCCCCGTTCGAGGACTTCGACGAGTCCACCGACTCCGGCTTCACCGGCTTCGACGTCGACATCGTCAGCGCGGTGGCCGAAGGTCTGGACCTCGAGCTCGAGATCAAGGACTCCTCCTTCGACGCGCTGCAGTCCGGTCTCGCTCTCAACTCCGGTGACTGCGACCTGGCCGCCTCGGCCATGACCATCACCGAGGAGCGCCAGGAGAACCTCGCCTTCTCCGACGGCTACTACGACTCCCAGCAGTCCCTCCTCGTCCCCGCCGACTCCGACATCGCGGGGATCGACGACCTCCCCGGACGGACGGTCGGCGTGCAGCAGGGCACGACGGGTGAGGCCTACACCCAGGAGAACGCCCCCGACGCGACCATCACCGCCTTCCCCAGCAACGCCGAGCTGTTCCAGGCCATCCAGGCCGGGCAGATCGACGCGATCCTGCAGGACCTGCCGGTGAACATCGACAACGCCGAGAACGGTGACTTCGAGGTCGTCGAGGAGTACTCCACCGACGAGACCTACGGCCTGGCGATGCAGCAGGACAACACCGCCCTGGTGGAGGCCGTCAACGAGCAGCTGAGCGAGCTGCGCGACAGCGGCGAGTACGACGAGATCTACGACTCGTACTTCAGCACCGAGGACTGA
- a CDS encoding amino acid ABC transporter permease: MGSLTRTQRQRAVRLTLYALFVVLAVTFVLIADWEAISSSFFLVEGFTGTWQDFVFVGARNTILYTVIAFVGGFVLAMVLVLMKLAPVAPFRWLATAYIELFRGLPALVVILFMALGVPIAFGWRPPGGTIGAGLVGLMLVAAAYMAETIRAGIEAVPKGQTEAARSLGMSGPWTMATVVMPQALRIVIPPLTNELVILIKDTSLLFVVGMAANEKELTTMARDFMASGPSAGTATSLVFACLMYLAITLPLTRVVAWLERRQKRSR, translated from the coding sequence ATGGGCTCTCTGACCCGCACGCAGCGACAGCGGGCCGTACGGCTGACGCTGTACGCCCTCTTCGTCGTCCTGGCCGTCACCTTCGTGCTCATCGCGGACTGGGAGGCGATCTCGTCGAGCTTCTTCCTCGTCGAGGGCTTCACCGGCACCTGGCAGGACTTCGTGTTCGTCGGGGCACGCAACACCATCCTCTACACGGTCATCGCCTTCGTCGGCGGCTTCGTGCTGGCGATGGTCCTGGTGCTCATGAAGCTGGCACCGGTGGCGCCCTTCCGCTGGCTGGCGACGGCCTACATCGAGCTGTTCCGTGGCCTTCCCGCGCTGGTCGTCATCCTGTTCATGGCTCTCGGCGTCCCCATCGCCTTCGGGTGGCGACCGCCCGGTGGCACCATCGGCGCCGGCCTGGTCGGGCTCATGCTGGTGGCCGCCGCCTACATGGCGGAGACCATCCGGGCCGGCATCGAGGCGGTCCCCAAGGGTCAGACCGAGGCGGCGCGGTCGCTCGGCATGAGCGGCCCGTGGACCATGGCCACGGTCGTCATGCCGCAGGCGCTGCGGATCGTCATCCCCCCGCTGACCAACGAGCTGGTCATCCTCATCAAGGACACGTCGTTGCTCTTCGTCGTCGGGATGGCGGCCAACGAGAAGGAGCTCACCACCATGGCGCGGGACTTCATGGCGAGCGGCCCGTCGGCCGGCACCGCCACCAGTCTGGTCTTCGCCTGCCTGATGTACCTCGCGATCACCCTGCCGCTCACCCGCGTGGTGGCGTGGCTCGAGCGTCGACAGAAGAGGTCCCGCTGA
- a CDS encoding amino acid ABC transporter ATP-binding protein, with protein sequence MTTRLHPTQQIDHGAPAIEIRDLHKSFGDNHVLTGIDFHVDSGQVVCVIGPSGSGKSTLLRCVNRLEEPTSGQVLIEGIDITDPETELDAVRSRIGMVFQQFNLFSHMTVLRNLTIAQQRAKKRSRREAEEVARGNLDRVGLSDKVDAYPAHLSGGQQQRVAIARALSMDPDMMLFDEPTSALDPELVGDVLDVMKTLAGEGMTMMVVTHEMGFAREVGDKLVFMADGVICEEGDPREVLSNPREARTQEFLSKVL encoded by the coding sequence ATGACGACCCGACTGCACCCGACCCAGCAGATCGACCACGGCGCCCCGGCCATCGAGATCCGCGACCTGCACAAGTCCTTCGGCGACAACCACGTCCTCACCGGCATCGACTTCCACGTCGACTCCGGTCAGGTCGTCTGCGTCATCGGCCCGTCCGGCTCCGGCAAGTCGACGCTGCTGCGCTGCGTCAACCGGCTCGAGGAGCCCACCTCGGGCCAGGTGCTCATCGAGGGCATCGACATCACCGACCCGGAGACCGAGCTCGACGCGGTCCGGTCCCGGATCGGCATGGTGTTCCAGCAGTTCAACCTCTTCAGCCACATGACCGTGCTGCGCAACCTCACCATCGCGCAGCAGCGGGCGAAGAAGCGCAGCCGCAGGGAGGCCGAGGAGGTCGCCCGCGGCAACCTCGACCGGGTCGGGCTGTCGGACAAGGTCGACGCCTACCCGGCCCACCTGTCGGGTGGCCAGCAGCAGCGCGTCGCCATCGCCCGGGCGCTGTCCATGGACCCGGACATGATGCTCTTCGACGAGCCCACCTCGGCGCTGGACCCCGAGCTGGTCGGCGACGTGCTCGACGTCATGAAGACGCTGGCGGGCGAGGGCATGACGATGATGGTCGTCACCCACGAGATGGGCTTCGCCCGGGAGGTCGGCGACAAGCTCGTCTTCATGGCCGACGGCGTCATCTGCGAGGAGGGCGACCCGCGCGAGGTGCTCAGCAACCCCCGGGAGGCACGCACCCAGGAGTTCCTCTCCAAGGTCCTCTAG
- a CDS encoding SRPBCC family protein, translating into MPLAPLPYATSRSILVQAPPERIFTELVDFRRWRDWSPWEALDPRMHRSYSGPKSGVGSEYAWDGSTKAGAGSMRITGAQAPRSVQIDLHFEKPFPTDNDIRFDLVPQPEQDRTLVTWSMSGRHTGVMRVLGRVMSMDRLVGKDFERGLARLKDLAER; encoded by the coding sequence ATGCCACTGGCGCCGCTGCCCTACGCCACCTCGCGCAGCATCCTCGTGCAGGCTCCTCCCGAGCGCATCTTCACCGAGCTCGTCGACTTCCGGCGCTGGCGGGACTGGTCGCCCTGGGAGGCGCTGGACCCGCGCATGCACCGCAGCTACTCCGGGCCCAAGTCGGGGGTGGGGTCGGAGTACGCCTGGGACGGCAGCACCAAGGCCGGCGCCGGGTCGATGCGCATCACCGGGGCGCAGGCGCCGCGCTCGGTGCAGATCGACCTGCACTTCGAGAAGCCGTTCCCGACCGACAACGACATCCGCTTCGACCTCGTCCCGCAGCCGGAGCAGGACCGGACCCTGGTGACCTGGAGTATGTCCGGCCGGCACACCGGCGTCATGCGGGTGCTCGGCCGGGTCATGTCGATGGACCGGCTCGTCGGCAAGGACTTCGAGAGGGGCCTGGCCCGGCTCAAGGACCTCGCCGAGCGCTGA
- a CDS encoding uridine kinase — translation MTAPGFLPLRQLVLVDLLGLMLAVRPGERAVIALDGPDGVGKTRLAAELVALAPHVAGRELHAVSVDGFHHPRQERYARGRTGMTCYQDSYDYDALRRAVLWPFRAGGDIVPAVFDVGREEPVSPEPVGLSEDAVLLVEGVFLRRPELRGEWDATCLVTAPESVTVPRGNARFPASRVSGDDLPGHPANARYVEAQRLYRLQARTWAPEWIVDNTDLQRPELVWPDPDEPQWFDQ, via the coding sequence GTGACTGCTCCCGGGTTCCTGCCGCTGCGCCAGCTCGTCCTCGTCGACCTGCTCGGACTCATGCTCGCCGTCCGCCCGGGGGAGCGTGCGGTCATCGCCCTGGACGGCCCGGACGGGGTGGGCAAGACGCGGCTGGCGGCCGAGCTGGTGGCCCTCGCCCCGCACGTGGCCGGCCGCGAGCTGCACGCGGTCTCGGTGGACGGCTTCCACCACCCCCGCCAGGAGCGCTACGCACGCGGCCGGACCGGGATGACCTGCTACCAGGACTCCTACGACTACGACGCGCTGCGCCGGGCCGTCCTCTGGCCGTTCCGGGCAGGCGGGGACATCGTGCCCGCGGTCTTCGACGTCGGCCGCGAGGAGCCGGTCTCCCCCGAGCCGGTCGGTCTCTCCGAGGACGCCGTCCTCCTGGTGGAGGGGGTCTTCCTGCGGCGTCCGGAGCTGCGCGGAGAGTGGGACGCCACGTGCCTGGTCACCGCGCCGGAGTCGGTGACGGTGCCCCGCGGCAACGCGCGGTTCCCCGCCTCCCGCGTGTCCGGGGACGACCTGCCCGGACATCCGGCCAACGCGCGCTACGTTGAGGCGCAGCGCCTCTACCGGCTGCAGGCCCGCACGTGGGCGCCGGAGTGGATCGTCGACAACACCGACCTGCAACGGCCGGAGCTGGTCTGGCCGGACCCCGACGAGCCCCAGTGGTTCGACCAGTGA
- a CDS encoding GNAT family N-acetyltransferase, with the protein MAPDPISRQTARQSTWHEVCRAFHLVDRGDLTVVHEHMPSGTAAQPHTHDRGRQFFYVLAGTGTMTLGRREVQVPPGSGIEVPPRTRHFMRNDGDEDLEMIVVTTPRASGAPHVRDRPLGRDRGGLVVGSHLRQTRPGDLAAVVSFEEAMDTSPFLGQGGHDWHEQALQDPDLEHWVLVDRLDRVIAFGILVGVGGGDVVEIRRMVVAPEGRGQGLGRLLLRHLLEHALAGPRVRRVWLDVSADNTRARSLYRTFGFVEKPPPPDATLLDNGVYMEWGDTHRIPLSG; encoded by the coding sequence ATGGCACCGGACCCCATCAGCCGGCAGACCGCCCGCCAGTCCACGTGGCACGAGGTGTGCCGCGCGTTCCACCTCGTCGACCGCGGCGATCTCACGGTGGTGCACGAGCACATGCCGTCCGGCACCGCCGCCCAGCCGCACACCCACGACCGGGGTCGGCAGTTCTTCTACGTCCTCGCGGGAACGGGCACGATGACCCTCGGACGTCGCGAGGTGCAGGTGCCGCCCGGGTCCGGCATCGAGGTGCCCCCGCGCACCCGCCACTTCATGCGCAACGACGGCGACGAGGACCTGGAGATGATCGTCGTCACGACCCCGCGGGCCAGCGGCGCGCCGCACGTGCGGGACCGGCCCCTGGGTCGGGACCGCGGTGGTCTGGTGGTCGGGTCGCACCTGCGGCAGACCCGGCCCGGCGACCTCGCTGCCGTGGTCAGCTTCGAGGAGGCGATGGACACCAGTCCCTTCCTCGGCCAGGGCGGGCACGACTGGCACGAGCAGGCGCTGCAGGACCCGGACCTCGAGCACTGGGTGCTCGTCGACCGGCTCGACCGGGTGATCGCCTTCGGCATCCTCGTCGGCGTCGGCGGTGGCGACGTCGTGGAGATCCGCCGCATGGTCGTGGCCCCCGAGGGCCGTGGCCAGGGCCTGGGGCGGCTGCTCCTGCGCCACCTGCTCGAGCACGCCCTGGCCGGACCCCGGGTGCGCCGGGTCTGGCTGGACGTGAGCGCGGACAACACCCGGGCCCGCTCGCTCTACCGCACCTTCGGGTTCGTCGAGAAGCCGCCGCCGCCGGACGCCACGCTGCTCGACAACGGCGTCTACATGGAGTGGGGCGACACCCACCGCATACCCTTGAGCGGGTGA